One genomic segment of Hevea brasiliensis isolate MT/VB/25A 57/8 chromosome 3, ASM3005281v1, whole genome shotgun sequence includes these proteins:
- the LOC110650473 gene encoding calcium-dependent protein kinase 1-like has product MRASDISSCFRFGNIVEDKCCNNSNLVFDCLAAENEQQLHPAIASGTTIYRELNIVALMGNACAGKCNSKSGFVLSTSDDTSGFCFQSQYDSVSNRKSTKPVKETPLPILNKPPKQMVMQTDTVLQKMSEDDFMAVFTLGRKLGQGRFGTVFLSVEKSTGREYACKLIEKRKLVTCEDVRDLRREIQIMRHLNANPNVASIRDAYEDSKAVYIVMEFCSGGELFDGIKERGCYTEKEAAKLVRTIVAVVQGFHSLGVMHRDLKPENFLFLHHQEDSPLKIIDFGSSTFFLPGESFRDVVGSPYYVAPEVLQKHYGPEVDIWSAGVILYVLLSGVPPFWAKTEKEIYQEVLHGDLDFSSEPWPVISESAKDLMRRMLDKNPATRIATGEVLSHPWVRINGIAPDKLINS; this is encoded by the exons CATCTCTTCTTGTTTTAGGTTTGGCAACATTGTTGAAGACAAA TGTTGTAATAATTCCAACTTAGTTTTTGATTGTCTTGCTGCAGAAAACGAGCAGCAGCTGCACCCTGCAATTGCCAGTGGCACAACTATTTACAGGGAATTGAATATAGTGGCCTTGATGGGTAATGCTTGTGCAGGGAAGTGCAATTCAAAGAGTGGTTTCGTTCTGTCAACCTCTGATGATACATCAGGATTTTGCTTCCAATCCCAATATGACTCGGTTTCTAACCGTAAAAGTACAAAACCTGTCAAGGAAACCCCACTTCCTATCCTAAACAAACCCCCAAAACAAATGGTCATGCAAACTGATACTGTGTTACAGAAAATGTCAGAAGATGATTTTATGGCAGTATTCACTTTAGGGAGGAAGCTTGGGCAGGGACGTTTTGGGACAGTGTTTCTTTCTGTTGAGAAATCAACAGGTAGAGAGTATGCCTGTAAATTGATTGAGAAAAGAAAGTTGGTCACTTGCGAGGATGTAAGAGATCTGAGAAGGGAAATTCAGATAATGCGACATTTGAATGCAAATCCAAATGTTGCATCTATCCGAGATGCTTATGAGGATTCTAAGGCAGTGTATATTGTTATGGAGTTCTGCAGTGGTGGTGAGCTTTTTGACGGGATCAAAGAGCGAGGTTGCTATACGGAAAAAGAGGCAGCTAAGCTTGTCAGGACTATTGTAGCAGTGGTGCAGGGTTTTCATTCTTTAGGTGTTATGCATCGAGACCTTAAGCCTGAGAATTTTCTCTTTCTCCATCATCAGGAGGATTCACCTCTCAAGATAATTGATTTCGGATCATCAACTTTCTTCCTGCCAGGAGAAAGTTTTAGGGACGTTGTTGGTAGTCCATATTATGTTGCACCCGAAGTCTTGCAAAAGCATTATGGTCCTGAAGTTGATATTTGGAGTGCTGGGGTGATTCTTTACGTTTTGTTAAGTGGGGTGCCTCCATTCTGGGCTAAAACGGAGAAAGAGATTTATCAAGAGGTTTTACATGGAGATCTTGATTTCTCATCAGAACCTTGGCCTGTTATATCAGAGAGTGCCAAGGATTTGATGAGGAGAATGCTTGACAAAAACCCAGCTACAAGGATAGCTACAGGTGAAGTACTGTCTCACCCTTGGGTTAGGATTAATGGCATAGCCCCTGACAAGCTTATCAATTCCTGA